A genomic segment from Lignipirellula cremea encodes:
- a CDS encoding 2-phosphosulfolactate phosphatase, with product MQRSLDVFLLPSLATDADLEGRTAVVIDVLRATTTICYALAAGARAVIPCQEVDEARRLAGLTPGALLGGERQGVRIEGFDLGNSPTEYDDDSVAGAVILFTTTNGTRAMQRCRGARRVLLGAFVNFSALCDSLADAEEIAIVCAGTHGEITREDVLLAGAIADDVAQRRANQPGAPQGPVRFNDQAEIAADAWRALRRDPLGLSPLALTLRSSQGGRNMLELGQENDIEIAAQLDKLELVPELHLTDWVITCASPSST from the coding sequence ATGCAACGGAGTTTAGACGTTTTCCTGCTGCCCAGCCTGGCGACCGACGCGGACCTTGAAGGTCGCACGGCGGTCGTGATCGATGTGCTGCGCGCCACGACGACCATCTGTTACGCGCTGGCCGCGGGAGCCCGGGCCGTGATTCCCTGCCAGGAAGTCGACGAAGCCAGGCGCCTCGCCGGCCTGACGCCTGGCGCCCTGCTGGGCGGAGAACGGCAAGGCGTGCGGATCGAGGGTTTCGACCTGGGCAACTCGCCGACCGAATACGACGATGACTCCGTCGCCGGGGCCGTGATCCTGTTCACCACGACCAACGGCACCCGCGCCATGCAGCGCTGCCGCGGCGCCAGACGGGTGCTGCTAGGGGCGTTTGTGAATTTTTCCGCCCTGTGCGATAGTCTGGCCGACGCGGAAGAGATCGCCATTGTGTGCGCCGGCACCCATGGGGAGATCACCCGGGAAGACGTCCTGCTGGCAGGCGCCATCGCCGACGATGTGGCCCAGCGCAGGGCGAACCAGCCCGGCGCGCCGCAAGGGCCTGTCCGGTTCAACGACCAGGCCGAGATCGCCGCCGACGCCTGGCGGGCGCTGCGCCGGGATCCGCTCGGCTTGAGCCCGCTGGCCCTGACGCTGCGCAGCAGCCAGGGCGGCCGCAACATGCTGGAGCTGGGCCAGGAAAACGATATCGAGATCGCCGCCCAGCTCGACAAACTGGAACTCGTCCCCGAACTCCACCTGACCGATTGGGTCATTACCTGTGCATCGCCCTCGTCGACCTGA
- a CDS encoding Gfo/Idh/MocA family protein, protein MTASPAFSSLLDRRRLLQWGAASAAAGLLSTQVESARGFAANDTIEVACVGTGGRCRRLMERLGKLPGVRLAAVCDIWDVHRNMGLELADKAALSETDYRKLLDRSDIDAVLIGSPDHWHTPMTVDACDAGKDVYVEKPLTHNLEEGQSVIDAQNRNKRIVQVGTQQRSMPHLIEAREIIRSGELGKIHKIQMSWNRNQERWSRPDYKINPQSVLWKQFLGSAPDQPFDEYRFRNWRWFWDFGGGIFTDLMVHWIDTASWMLDLDAPSVAMSIGDQFASAGLWETPDTVQTLLRYPEQNLQAHFEGTFVNHRNRSMLEFMGTDATLYCDRGRYEVHPQRHKRVTARERVDGVTGVRGADFFEEVDGAVYHLANWTDCIRTRKTPSCPAEQGVRSAAAAHLANQSLRTGQAARFKK, encoded by the coding sequence ATGACTGCCTCGCCTGCCTTTTCTTCGCTACTTGACCGCCGCCGTTTGCTGCAGTGGGGCGCCGCTTCGGCGGCTGCCGGCCTGTTGTCCACGCAGGTGGAATCGGCGCGCGGGTTTGCCGCCAACGATACGATCGAAGTCGCCTGTGTCGGCACCGGCGGACGCTGTCGTCGCCTGATGGAGCGACTGGGGAAACTGCCCGGCGTGCGGCTGGCTGCCGTCTGCGATATCTGGGACGTCCACCGGAACATGGGACTGGAACTGGCCGACAAGGCGGCCCTGTCGGAAACGGACTATCGCAAGCTGCTCGACCGTTCCGATATCGACGCGGTGCTGATCGGTTCGCCTGACCATTGGCACACCCCGATGACGGTCGACGCGTGTGACGCCGGGAAAGATGTCTACGTGGAGAAGCCGCTGACGCATAATCTGGAGGAAGGGCAAAGCGTGATCGATGCCCAGAACCGGAACAAGCGGATCGTCCAGGTGGGCACCCAGCAGCGCAGTATGCCGCACCTGATCGAAGCCCGCGAGATCATCCGCTCCGGCGAGCTGGGGAAAATCCACAAAATCCAAATGTCGTGGAATCGGAACCAGGAACGCTGGTCCCGCCCTGATTACAAGATCAACCCGCAATCGGTGCTGTGGAAGCAGTTTCTGGGCTCGGCGCCGGACCAGCCGTTTGACGAATACCGCTTCCGCAACTGGCGCTGGTTCTGGGATTTTGGCGGCGGCATTTTCACCGACCTGATGGTGCACTGGATCGACACGGCCAGCTGGATGCTCGACCTCGACGCGCCGTCGGTCGCCATGAGCATCGGCGACCAGTTCGCTTCCGCCGGCCTGTGGGAGACGCCCGACACCGTGCAGACCCTGCTTCGTTACCCCGAGCAGAACCTCCAGGCGCACTTTGAAGGGACGTTCGTCAATCACCGGAACCGCTCCATGCTGGAGTTCATGGGGACCGACGCTACCCTGTACTGCGATCGCGGCCGTTACGAAGTGCACCCCCAGCGCCACAAGCGGGTCACGGCCCGGGAGCGGGTTGACGGCGTCACAGGCGTCCGCGGCGCCGATTTCTTTGAAGAGGTCGACGGCGCCGTGTACCATCTGGCCAACTGGACCGACTGCATCCGCACGCGGAAAACGCCCAGCTGCCCTGCCGAACAAGGCGTCCGCAGTGCGGCGGCCGCCCACCTGGCAAACCAGTCGCTCCGCACCGGCCAGGCCGCCCGCTTCAAAAAATAA
- a CDS encoding carboxylesterase family protein, which translates to MRRSLLCLSWLLCFSPTCLLAAEPGEVPAPTRAPHFEKFEFESDDGVKLAYWLMTPEKIEPGKSYPLLLALHGRGGNTQAPGYLAEEKTRQSRPCFVMAPAVSKSEVWGVPAGLRLLRGKQRIGVALAALDTVLENYPIDQQRIYVTGQSMGGFGTFAAVAQRPELFAAAVPICGGWDPADAEKLKSTPLWAFHGSADKTVPAQRSQEMIEAIKKAGGSPKYTEYPGVGHGSWVPTYASAEMWDWMFDQKRLPADK; encoded by the coding sequence ATGCGACGAAGTCTCCTCTGCCTGTCCTGGCTGCTATGTTTCTCCCCCACTTGCCTGCTGGCCGCAGAACCTGGCGAGGTTCCTGCGCCGACACGGGCGCCGCATTTCGAGAAGTTTGAGTTCGAGTCGGACGACGGTGTCAAACTGGCGTACTGGCTGATGACGCCGGAAAAAATCGAACCCGGAAAGAGCTATCCGCTTCTGCTGGCCCTGCATGGTCGCGGCGGCAACACCCAGGCGCCGGGTTACCTGGCCGAAGAGAAAACGCGGCAGTCGCGTCCCTGCTTTGTGATGGCCCCGGCCGTTTCCAAGAGCGAAGTCTGGGGCGTGCCGGCCGGCCTGCGTTTGCTCCGTGGGAAGCAGCGAATCGGCGTCGCCCTGGCGGCGCTCGATACGGTGCTGGAGAACTATCCGATCGACCAGCAGCGGATTTACGTCACCGGGCAGTCGATGGGCGGCTTCGGTACGTTCGCCGCGGTGGCCCAGCGTCCGGAACTGTTTGCGGCCGCCGTGCCGATCTGCGGCGGCTGGGATCCGGCCGACGCCGAGAAACTCAAATCGACGCCGCTCTGGGCATTCCACGGCAGCGCCGACAAGACTGTGCCGGCCCAGCGCAGCCAGGAAATGATCGAGGCGATCAAAAAAGCAGGCGGCTCGCCCAAGTACACCGAGTACCCAGGCGTCGGCCATGGCAGCTGGGTCCCCACGTACGCCTCGGCCGAAATGTGGGACTGGATGTTCGACCAGAAACGTCTGCCGGCGGACAAGTAA
- a CDS encoding DNA-methyltransferase, protein MTEPILQHGDCTTALREIPDGSVDLVIADPPYNLGKNYGNPSDSQNRDAYLEFTRAWLTEAARILKPTGALYVFMGFRYISRLYLILEDDLQFQFNGWISWHYTQGMGRTRGFSPRHDDILFFSKTRDFTFNLDAVRIPQKYYRSRNNMRGANPGDVWEFSHVHYCQESRTGHPTQKPEGLMERMVLASSHENEMVVDPFAGSGTTLRVCQQLNRRSLGIELNADYCQLIQDRLAAPFTGFDSLDPRMLRIPKDLTNPVLREEYRRNHKKWFLSNHPQDELEFDKAFQRKYPARFPQTNPPPDDR, encoded by the coding sequence ATGACCGAACCTATCCTGCAGCACGGGGACTGCACGACAGCCTTGCGTGAGATTCCCGACGGATCGGTCGATCTGGTGATTGCCGACCCGCCCTATAATCTGGGAAAAAACTATGGCAATCCTTCGGACTCGCAGAACCGAGACGCATATCTGGAATTCACGCGCGCCTGGCTGACCGAAGCGGCCCGCATTCTGAAACCCACCGGCGCCCTGTATGTATTTATGGGCTTCCGTTACATCTCCCGACTCTATCTGATTCTGGAAGATGATCTGCAGTTTCAGTTTAACGGCTGGATCTCCTGGCATTACACCCAGGGAATGGGGCGCACCCGCGGTTTTTCGCCGCGGCATGACGACATTCTGTTTTTCTCCAAGACGCGTGATTTCACCTTCAACCTGGATGCCGTTCGCATCCCGCAAAAATATTACCGGTCGCGCAATAACATGCGAGGCGCCAACCCGGGCGATGTCTGGGAGTTTTCCCACGTTCACTATTGCCAGGAAAGCAGAACGGGCCACCCCACCCAGAAACCGGAGGGGTTGATGGAAAGAATGGTGCTGGCCTCTTCGCACGAAAATGAGATGGTCGTCGATCCGTTCGCCGGGAGCGGCACCACGCTCCGTGTTTGCCAGCAGCTCAATCGGCGCTCCCTGGGAATCGAGCTGAACGCCGATTACTGTCAGCTGATCCAAGACCGACTGGCGGCGCCGTTTACCGGCTTCGACAGCCTGGATCCGCGGATGCTACGCATTCCCAAAGATCTCACCAATCCCGTCCTGCGGGAAGAGTATCGCCGCAACCACAAAAAGTGGTTCCTGTCGAACCATCCCCAGGACGAGCTGGAATTTGACAAGGCATTTCAAAGGAAATACCCCGCCCGGTTCCCGCAGACCAATCCGCCGCCCGACGACCGGTAA
- a CDS encoding transposase — protein MILGEVFARFEKEGPIPVMTKAALGAALTPDRLDQIFADHAVSQRVSELSFSVLVNLMGMVVAKTRKSTNAAYQACKQDISVSVNSVYDKLNGVEPLVSAALVRETATLFRELIEPMNSARPSLLPGYRVRILDGNHPGATQHRIQELRTIAAGPLPGVVLAVLDPQLGLIDDVELAEDGHAQERSLLIELINRLVPGEVWVADRNFCTSVFLQEIALNEAFFVIRQHAANVRWKPTGDRVLRGESETGQVFEQSILITDDFGAKLPARRISVELFQSGRGGEQEIHILSNLPADVDAVTISDTYRTRWSIEAAFNELRLSLNNEINTLGYPPAALFGFSLGLVIFNALAVVKAALRAAHGVEKIEKNFSFYYMADEMSMVWRGMMIAIPEDEWREALSPLTLKQLSKMLVELAGNVRLSAFQKHKRGPKRPPPKRTKRNDQPHVSTAKILAKRKKC, from the coding sequence GTTGGATCAGATCTTCGCCGACCATGCTGTGTCGCAACGGGTGTCGGAATTGTCGTTTTCGGTGTTGGTCAATTTGATGGGCATGGTGGTCGCCAAAACTCGCAAAAGCACCAACGCCGCTTATCAAGCTTGCAAGCAAGATATCTCCGTCTCCGTGAACAGCGTCTATGACAAACTCAACGGCGTTGAGCCGCTGGTGTCCGCCGCGTTGGTGCGCGAGACGGCGACGCTGTTTCGGGAACTGATCGAGCCGATGAACAGCGCCCGTCCCAGCCTGTTGCCCGGTTATCGCGTGCGCATCCTGGACGGCAATCATCCCGGCGCCACGCAGCATCGCATCCAGGAGTTACGGACCATCGCCGCCGGTCCTTTGCCAGGCGTGGTGCTGGCGGTGCTCGACCCCCAACTCGGTCTCATCGACGATGTGGAACTGGCGGAAGACGGCCATGCGCAAGAGCGTTCGCTGCTGATCGAGTTGATCAATCGCTTGGTGCCAGGCGAGGTGTGGGTCGCCGATCGCAATTTCTGCACGTCGGTGTTCCTCCAAGAGATCGCCTTGAATGAAGCGTTTTTCGTCATTCGGCAACACGCCGCGAATGTCCGCTGGAAGCCCACGGGAGACCGTGTTTTACGGGGCGAAAGCGAAACGGGCCAAGTCTTCGAGCAGTCCATTCTGATCACCGACGACTTTGGCGCCAAGCTGCCGGCTCGCCGCATCAGCGTCGAATTGTTCCAATCGGGCCGTGGCGGAGAACAGGAGATTCACATCCTTTCCAATCTGCCGGCGGACGTCGACGCAGTGACAATCTCTGACACATACCGCACGCGCTGGAGCATTGAAGCCGCCTTCAACGAACTGCGACTGTCGCTCAACAACGAGATCAACACGCTGGGCTATCCGCCGGCGGCGTTATTCGGTTTTAGCCTGGGACTGGTGATTTTCAATGCGTTGGCTGTAGTGAAAGCCGCGCTGCGGGCGGCGCACGGCGTGGAAAAGATTGAGAAGAATTTTTCCTTCTACTACATGGCGGATGAAATGAGCATGGTGTGGCGCGGCATGATGATCGCCATCCCGGAAGATGAATGGCGCGAAGCGCTGTCGCCTTTGACGCTGAAACAGTTATCAAAAATGTTAGTGGAGTTGGCGGGGAACGTGCGTCTATCCGCCTTTCAGAAACACAAACGCGGCCCAAAACGCCCGCCGCCGAAGCGAACCAAACGGAACGACCAACCCCACGTTTCCACCGCCAAAATTCTTGCTAAACGCAAGAAGTGCTAG